A window of the Azospirillum brasilense genome harbors these coding sequences:
- a CDS encoding ABC transporter ATP-binding protein, producing MSGSSKDTIPNRPGRFLLRYIRRRPWSFGGLFSVIVAAAGCAVAVQYGMKLLIDAMASPDRAAADVWTPLGLFLGFIAAENVLWRLGGWLGCRTVLATGVDMRLDLFRHLTGHSMRYFSTHLAGSLGNRIAATENAATTIFRTLTWSIVPPVTDFLGAVLVLLTIHWGMAAALVMFAVVVAVAIVGLGLRGRTVHHAFAEQSARTNGELVDVVSNVWTVKAFSARGRERERLRQAFTVEAGAHRRSWMHLEKTRVVHDVCLWVMAGSMLLWALLLWRDGTITTGDVVIVSALTFRILHGSRDLAFALVTATQQVSAIDESLRVIARPHDVLDPVPAQPATPGGGAIAFERVSYRYPEGRKVLEDFSLTIPAGQKVGLVGPSGAGKSTIISLIQRLDDVQRGDILIDGQPLTALAQDDLRAKIAVVPQDIALFHRPILENIRYGRPDASDEEVFEAARHAFCDGFIRQLPEGYGTLVGERGVRLSGGQRQRLGIARAFLKNAPILILDEATSALDTQSEQEIQAALADLAQGRTVVAVAHRLSTVSAFDRVLVLMDGRIAEDGHPTELRRRGGLFNSLWQLQAQGFAAE from the coding sequence ATGAGCGGTTCGAGCAAGGACACCATCCCGAACCGTCCCGGCCGCTTCCTGCTGCGCTACATCCGGCGGCGGCCCTGGTCGTTCGGCGGGCTGTTCTCGGTGATCGTGGCGGCGGCGGGCTGCGCGGTCGCCGTGCAGTACGGGATGAAGCTGCTGATCGATGCCATGGCCTCCCCCGACCGGGCGGCGGCGGACGTGTGGACTCCGCTCGGCCTGTTCCTGGGCTTCATCGCGGCGGAAAACGTGCTGTGGCGGCTGGGCGGCTGGCTCGGCTGCCGGACCGTGCTGGCGACCGGCGTCGACATGCGGCTGGACCTGTTCCGGCACCTGACCGGCCATTCGATGCGCTACTTCTCGACGCATCTGGCCGGGTCGCTGGGCAACCGCATCGCCGCCACCGAGAACGCCGCCACCACCATCTTCCGCACCCTGACCTGGAGCATCGTCCCGCCGGTCACCGATTTTCTGGGGGCGGTGCTGGTGCTGCTGACCATCCATTGGGGCATGGCGGCGGCGCTGGTGATGTTCGCCGTGGTGGTCGCCGTCGCCATCGTCGGGCTGGGGCTGCGCGGGCGGACGGTGCACCACGCCTTCGCCGAACAGTCCGCCCGCACCAACGGCGAGTTGGTTGATGTCGTGTCCAACGTCTGGACGGTGAAGGCCTTCTCCGCCCGAGGGCGGGAGCGCGAGCGCCTGCGGCAGGCCTTCACGGTCGAGGCCGGGGCGCACCGCCGCAGTTGGATGCATCTGGAGAAGACCCGCGTCGTCCATGACGTCTGCCTGTGGGTGATGGCCGGGTCTATGCTGCTGTGGGCGCTGCTGCTGTGGCGGGACGGGACAATCACGACCGGCGACGTGGTGATCGTCAGCGCCCTGACCTTCCGCATCCTGCATGGCTCCCGCGACCTCGCCTTCGCGCTGGTCACCGCGACCCAGCAGGTCAGTGCCATCGACGAGAGCCTGCGGGTGATCGCCCGCCCGCACGACGTGCTCGACCCCGTGCCGGCGCAGCCCGCCACGCCCGGCGGCGGTGCCATCGCGTTCGAGCGGGTCTCCTACCGCTATCCCGAAGGGCGCAAGGTGCTGGAGGATTTCAGCCTGACCATCCCGGCCGGGCAGAAGGTCGGGCTGGTCGGGCCGTCGGGAGCCGGCAAGTCCACCATCATCAGCCTGATCCAGCGGCTGGACGACGTGCAGCGCGGCGACATCCTCATCGACGGGCAGCCGCTGACCGCGCTCGCCCAGGACGACCTGCGCGCCAAGATCGCCGTGGTGCCCCAGGACATCGCTCTGTTCCACCGCCCGATCCTGGAGAACATCCGCTACGGCCGCCCCGACGCCAGCGACGAGGAGGTGTTCGAGGCCGCCCGCCACGCCTTCTGCGACGGCTTCATCCGGCAGTTGCCGGAGGGCTACGGCACGCTGGTCGGCGAACGCGGCGTGCGGCTGTCGGGCGGGCAGCGGCAGCGGCTAGGCATCGCCCGCGCCTTCCTGAAGAACGCGCCGATCCTGATCCTCGACGAGGCGACCTCCGCGCTCGACACCCAGTCGGAGCAGGAGATCCAGGCGGCGCTGGCCGATCTGGCCCAGGGGCGGACGGTGGTCGCGGTGGCCCACCGCCTGTCCACCGTGTCGGCCTTCGATCGCGTGCTGGTTCTGATGGACGGCCGCATCGCCGAGGACGGCCACCCCACGGAGCTGCGGCGGCGCGGCGGGCTGTTCAACTCTCTCTGGCAACTTCAGGCACAGGGCTTCGCGGCGGAGTAG
- a CDS encoding PAS domain-containing protein, which yields MTDLPVIGGNLDFLSGGGEMGERMRSHDWASTALGPPEGWPQSLRTIVSVVLSSRQAMFVAWGPELAFLYNDGYVPIFGAKHPEALGRPFAEVWWDIWHQIKPLVDRTLAGEASWYEDLLIPMERRGFREDAWFTFSYTPVRGEDGRIPGMFCAAIETTGQVLATRRTDFHLKLEARLRQLSDPFAVAAAAAEALGRHLGASRVGYGVMDETARFFTTERNWTDGSVDHQAGTHDLLSFGPELLDTLRGGGTLTIHDTATDPRFAAPDRQAAFAALNIASAVTASLVKNGRMVAALYVHDRKPRRWHPDEVRLVEEVAERTWSALERAQAEESLRRANARLAAEGEQMRTLFRQAPNFMCVLRGPDHVFELANDSYRQLVGDRPLIGKPVHEAMPEVAGQGFFELLGRVYDSGKPFVGHALPVRVVRQPGAPVEVRFITFIYQPIKDADGRVTGIFCEGSDVTEAKRAEDALRDLNATLEQRVAERTADRDRMWRLSTDVMLVARFDGAISAVNPAWTSLLGWSEGELATRNFLDFVHPDDLERTRAEAARLGAGHITPRFENRYRHKDGRYLWLSWVAVPDDRFIHAVGRDITAQKEADAALRQTEEQLRQAQKMEAVGQLTGGVAHDFNNLLQALEGCLSMIGRRTEEPQVHALIDAGQQAVGRGAKLVQQLMAFARRDSLRPESIGVRDRMLAMSALLERALRADIALDLRLGDDLWHVEVDPTQFELAVINLAVNARDAMPSGGRLTVEAVNTVFPPGDPRGVEGEFLHLSMSDTGCGMPAAVAARAFEPFFTTKDLGKGTGLGLAQVYGLARQAGGTAWIDSAPDRGTTVHLLLRRSAVTPAVEPALPAAIVPPSVGARRHGRVLVVEDDPIVAMTVSTALEDAGFAVLSAATAEEALPHLSDDGVDVLLSDVVMPGGMSGIDLAREARERRPSLPVILATGYSEDIARATGIPVLAKPYRIDELVGRIDAILMGQNEE from the coding sequence ATGACCGACCTGCCGGTGATTGGCGGCAACTTGGATTTCCTGTCCGGCGGGGGCGAAATGGGAGAGCGGATGCGCTCCCACGACTGGGCATCCACGGCGCTCGGCCCGCCGGAGGGCTGGCCGCAGAGCCTGCGCACCATCGTCAGCGTCGTCCTCTCCTCCCGACAGGCGATGTTCGTGGCCTGGGGGCCCGAGTTGGCCTTCCTCTACAACGACGGCTATGTGCCGATCTTCGGGGCCAAGCACCCGGAGGCGCTCGGCCGCCCCTTCGCCGAGGTGTGGTGGGACATCTGGCACCAGATCAAGCCGCTGGTCGACCGCACGCTGGCCGGCGAGGCGTCCTGGTACGAGGATCTGCTGATCCCGATGGAGCGCCGGGGGTTCCGCGAGGATGCCTGGTTCACCTTCTCCTACACCCCGGTGCGCGGCGAGGACGGGCGCATCCCCGGCATGTTCTGCGCCGCCATCGAGACGACCGGGCAAGTGCTCGCCACTCGGCGCACCGACTTCCACCTGAAGCTGGAGGCCCGGCTGCGCCAGCTCTCCGACCCCTTCGCGGTGGCGGCGGCGGCGGCGGAAGCCCTGGGTCGCCACCTGGGAGCCAGCCGCGTCGGTTACGGCGTGATGGACGAGACCGCGCGCTTTTTCACGACGGAGCGGAACTGGACCGATGGCAGCGTCGATCATCAGGCCGGCACCCATGACCTGCTGAGCTTCGGACCGGAACTTCTGGACACGCTGCGCGGCGGCGGGACGCTGACCATCCACGACACAGCAACGGACCCGCGCTTCGCCGCGCCGGACCGCCAAGCCGCCTTTGCGGCGCTGAACATCGCCTCCGCCGTCACCGCTAGCCTGGTCAAGAACGGGCGAATGGTCGCCGCCCTCTACGTCCACGACCGGAAGCCCCGGCGCTGGCACCCGGACGAGGTCCGGCTGGTCGAGGAGGTGGCGGAGCGCACATGGTCGGCGCTGGAGCGCGCCCAGGCAGAGGAATCGCTGCGCCGCGCCAACGCCCGGCTGGCCGCGGAGGGGGAGCAGATGCGCACCCTGTTCCGGCAGGCGCCCAACTTCATGTGTGTGCTGCGCGGCCCGGACCATGTGTTCGAACTGGCCAACGACTCCTACCGGCAACTGGTCGGCGACCGCCCCCTGATCGGCAAGCCGGTGCACGAGGCCATGCCGGAGGTCGCCGGGCAGGGCTTCTTCGAGCTGCTGGGCCGCGTCTACGACAGCGGGAAGCCCTTCGTCGGGCACGCCCTGCCGGTGCGGGTCGTCCGCCAACCCGGCGCGCCCGTCGAGGTACGCTTCATCACCTTCATCTACCAGCCGATCAAGGACGCCGACGGGCGGGTGACCGGGATCTTCTGCGAAGGCAGCGACGTTACCGAGGCCAAGCGGGCCGAGGACGCGCTGCGCGACCTGAACGCCACGCTGGAGCAGCGCGTCGCCGAACGCACCGCCGACCGCGACCGCATGTGGCGCCTGTCCACCGATGTCATGCTGGTGGCGCGCTTCGACGGCGCCATCAGCGCGGTGAACCCGGCCTGGACCAGCCTGCTGGGCTGGTCGGAGGGGGAGCTGGCGACGCGCAACTTCTTGGACTTCGTGCATCCGGACGATCTGGAGCGCACGCGGGCCGAAGCGGCACGGCTGGGCGCCGGGCACATCACGCCGCGCTTCGAGAACCGCTACCGCCACAAGGACGGGCGTTATCTCTGGCTGTCCTGGGTCGCCGTGCCGGACGACCGCTTCATCCACGCCGTGGGCCGCGACATCACCGCCCAGAAGGAGGCCGACGCCGCCCTGCGGCAGACCGAGGAGCAGCTTCGCCAAGCCCAGAAGATGGAGGCGGTCGGCCAGTTGACCGGCGGCGTGGCTCACGACTTCAACAATCTGCTCCAGGCGCTGGAAGGATGCCTGTCGATGATCGGGCGCCGCACGGAGGAGCCGCAGGTCCACGCCCTGATCGACGCCGGGCAGCAGGCGGTGGGGCGCGGGGCCAAACTGGTGCAGCAGCTCATGGCCTTCGCCCGGCGCGACAGCCTGCGCCCGGAATCCATCGGCGTGCGTGACCGGATGCTCGCCATGTCGGCCCTGCTGGAACGGGCGCTGCGCGCCGACATCGCGCTGGATCTCCGCCTTGGCGACGATCTCTGGCACGTCGAGGTGGACCCGACCCAGTTCGAGCTGGCGGTCATCAACCTCGCCGTCAACGCGCGCGACGCCATGCCGTCGGGCGGGCGGCTGACGGTGGAGGCGGTCAACACGGTGTTTCCTCCGGGCGATCCGCGGGGGGTGGAGGGCGAATTCCTGCACCTGTCCATGTCGGACACCGGCTGCGGCATGCCCGCCGCGGTGGCAGCCCGCGCCTTCGAGCCGTTCTTCACGACGAAGGACCTCGGTAAGGGGACGGGGCTGGGGCTGGCCCAGGTCTACGGCCTCGCCCGGCAAGCCGGCGGCACCGCCTGGATCGACAGCGCGCCGGACCGCGGCACGACGGTGCATCTTCTGCTCCGCCGCTCCGCCGTGACTCCGGCGGTGGAGCCCGCCCTGCCCGCCGCCATCGTGCCGCCGTCGGTTGGCGCGCGGCGCCATGGCCGCGTCCTCGTGGTGGAGGACGATCCCATCGTCGCCATGACCGTCAGCACGGCGCTGGAGGACGCCGGGTTCGCCGTGCTCTCCGCAGCCACTGCGGAGGAAGCGCTGCCCCACCTGTCGGACGACGGGGTCGACGTGCTGCTGAGCGACGTGGTGATGCCCGGTGGGATGAGCGGCATCGACCTAGCCCGCGAAGCCCGCGAGCGGCGACCCAGCCTGCCGGTCATCCTGGCGACCGGCTACAGCGAGGACATCGCCCGCGCCACCGGCATCCCGGTGCTGGCGAAGCCCTATCGGATCGACGAACTGGTCGGGCGAATCGACGCGATCCTGATGGGCCAAAACGAGGAATAA
- a CDS encoding solute carrier family 23 protein produces MTAPRDRVLDVHDRPPPATFFLLSLQHLFAMFGANVLVPILTGLDPSVALVTSGLGTLIYLAFTKWRLPAYLGSSFAFIGPIVAATQIGGTGGALVGACAAGAVYVAVALLIRAFGVRWLLAILPPIVVGPVIVVIGLGLASVAVGMAQNTAGGGEYSLPHFLLALATLGSIFLYSIVLRGFFTVVPILLGILTGYALGVVFGMVDFGPVAAAPFLRMPDFHLLFSGMKEGVSAWAMILLVAPVALVTIAEHIGGQIVLSRVVGRNFIADPGLHRSVFGDGVATMVAGALGGPPATTYGENIGVLAVTRVFSVWVIGGAATLAIILGFVGKLSAFLSSIPTAVMGGVSIALFGVIASSGIRTLIEGKVDLGDKRNLLISSTILVIGIGGASLKFGDGGFVVSSMALAALMGVVLNAVLPGRGTGGDAEAILSSDHI; encoded by the coding sequence ATGACAGCCCCGCGCGACCGGGTGCTGGACGTCCACGACCGTCCGCCCCCGGCCACCTTTTTCCTGCTCAGCCTCCAGCACCTGTTCGCCATGTTCGGCGCCAACGTGCTGGTGCCGATCCTCACCGGTCTCGACCCGTCGGTGGCGCTCGTCACCAGCGGTCTGGGCACCCTGATCTATCTGGCCTTCACCAAATGGCGGCTGCCCGCCTATCTGGGCTCCTCCTTCGCCTTCATCGGCCCGATCGTCGCCGCCACCCAGATCGGCGGGACCGGCGGCGCGCTGGTCGGGGCCTGTGCGGCGGGGGCGGTCTATGTGGCGGTCGCCCTGCTGATCCGCGCCTTCGGCGTGCGCTGGCTGCTGGCCATCCTGCCGCCCATCGTCGTCGGGCCGGTGATCGTGGTGATCGGCCTCGGCCTCGCCTCGGTCGCCGTGGGCATGGCCCAGAACACCGCCGGCGGCGGCGAGTACAGCCTGCCGCACTTCCTGCTGGCGCTGGCGACGCTGGGCAGCATTTTCCTCTACTCCATCGTGCTGCGCGGCTTCTTCACGGTGGTGCCGATCCTGCTGGGCATCCTGACCGGCTATGCGCTGGGCGTGGTCTTCGGCATGGTGGACTTCGGACCGGTCGCCGCGGCGCCCTTCCTGCGGATGCCCGACTTCCACCTGCTGTTCTCCGGCATGAAGGAGGGCGTCTCGGCCTGGGCGATGATCCTGCTGGTGGCGCCGGTGGCGCTGGTCACCATCGCCGAGCACATCGGCGGGCAGATCGTGCTGAGCCGCGTCGTCGGCCGCAACTTCATCGCCGATCCGGGCCTGCACCGCTCGGTGTTCGGCGACGGGGTGGCAACCATGGTGGCGGGCGCGCTGGGCGGTCCCCCGGCGACGACCTACGGTGAGAACATCGGCGTGCTGGCGGTGACCCGCGTGTTCAGCGTCTGGGTGATCGGCGGGGCGGCGACGCTCGCCATCATCCTGGGCTTCGTGGGCAAGCTGTCGGCTTTCCTGTCCAGCATCCCCACGGCGGTGATGGGCGGCGTGTCCATCGCCCTGTTCGGCGTCATCGCGTCCTCGGGCATCCGCACGCTGATCGAGGGCAAGGTGGATCTGGGCGACAAGCGCAACCTGCTGATCTCCTCGACCATCCTGGTGATCGGCATCGGCGGGGCGTCGCTGAAGTTCGGCGACGGCGGCTTCGTCGTCTCATCGATGGCGCTGGCGGCGCTGATGGGCGTCGTCCTGAACGCAGTCCTGCCGGGCCGCGGCACTGGCGGCGACGCTGAGGCCATCCTGTCCTCCGACCACATCTGA
- a CDS encoding sensor domain-containing diguanylate cyclase, with amino-acid sequence MADELFAQLTDTLSSAKTVEELTRPLLSLLELVTELEATYLTRIELEHGIQRILFSCNTKTLTIPEGLAVPWEGTLCKRALDEGKLYTDDVPNCWGDSEAAAALGIRTYVSTPVHLDDGSLFGTLCAASSEQKPLTPKGEQVLRLFASLIALHIQREQLLTQFRELNAALESYSYTDALTGLPNRRAVVAELHRLFAMAERAGQSVLIGFIDLDGFKAINDTHGHEAGDAFLTEVGRRIGTGLRAGDTLGRLGGDEFIIVGMGATPGAEGDDAADALRERVEPLIRGTYRLDSCAFDYPGASVGVVSADPGTTTPDHALRAADAAMYVQKRIRRATRA; translated from the coding sequence ATGGCCGACGAACTGTTTGCACAACTTACAGACACCCTTTCGTCGGCGAAGACGGTGGAGGAGCTGACCCGGCCCCTGCTGTCGCTTCTGGAGCTGGTGACGGAGCTGGAGGCCACCTACCTCACCCGGATCGAGCTGGAACACGGCATCCAGCGCATTCTCTTCTCCTGCAACACCAAAACCCTGACCATTCCTGAAGGGCTGGCCGTTCCGTGGGAGGGCACGCTGTGCAAGCGGGCGCTCGACGAAGGGAAGCTCTACACCGACGACGTGCCCAACTGCTGGGGCGACTCCGAGGCGGCGGCTGCGCTGGGCATCCGCACCTATGTCAGCACGCCCGTCCATCTCGACGACGGCAGCCTGTTCGGCACGCTCTGCGCCGCCAGCTCGGAGCAAAAGCCGCTGACGCCCAAGGGAGAGCAGGTGCTGCGCCTGTTCGCCTCGCTGATCGCCCTTCACATCCAGCGCGAACAACTCCTGACCCAGTTCCGGGAATTGAACGCGGCGCTGGAATCCTATTCCTACACCGACGCGCTGACCGGTCTGCCGAACCGGCGCGCCGTGGTCGCGGAGTTGCACCGGCTGTTCGCCATGGCCGAGCGGGCCGGCCAGAGCGTGCTGATCGGCTTCATCGACCTGGACGGCTTCAAGGCCATCAACGACACCCACGGGCACGAGGCGGGCGATGCGTTCCTGACCGAGGTGGGGCGGCGCATCGGCACTGGGCTGCGGGCGGGCGACACGCTGGGCCGGCTGGGCGGCGACGAGTTCATCATCGTCGGCATGGGGGCTACGCCCGGCGCCGAGGGGGATGACGCCGCCGACGCTCTGCGCGAGCGGGTGGAGCCGCTGATCCGCGGCACCTACCGCCTGGACAGCTGCGCCTTCGACTATCCGGGGGCGAGCGTCGGTGTGGTCAGCGCCGACCCCGGCACCACGACGCCCGACCACGCGCTGCGCGCCGCCGACGCCGCCATGTATGTCCAGAAGAGGATCCGGCGGGCCACCCGGGCCTGA
- a CDS encoding Ldh family oxidoreductase yields the protein MSDETPSRRAAAAFAQTADTATPVAFADLVALLERIFRRHGASERVAAILAENCASCERDGSTSHGVFRIPGYVGSLKSGWVNGRAEPTVEEAGPAFLRVDAANGFTQPAFLAARDRFLEMVRDNGVAVMAIRNSHHFSALWPDVEPFAREGLVALSFVNSFACVVPPGGKAAVYGTNPMAFATPVAGGDPMVFDQAASSMANGDVRIAAREGHTIPAGSGVDRDGKPTTDPKAVLDGGALLPFGGHKGGSIAFMIEVLAAALTGGKYSREVDWSAHPGAETPCTGQLFIVIDPERGGTGAFADRVAGLIGNVKEAGQDRMPGERRYARRARTLRDGIPLAPARLAELRALAGDA from the coding sequence ATGAGTGACGAGACCCCCAGCCGCCGCGCCGCCGCGGCCTTCGCCCAGACCGCGGACACCGCGACTCCCGTCGCCTTCGCCGATCTGGTGGCCCTTCTGGAGCGCATCTTCCGGCGCCACGGTGCGTCGGAGCGGGTGGCGGCGATCCTGGCGGAGAACTGCGCGTCCTGCGAGCGCGACGGCTCCACCAGCCACGGCGTGTTCCGCATCCCCGGCTATGTGGGCTCGCTGAAGAGCGGATGGGTGAACGGGCGGGCCGAACCGACGGTGGAGGAGGCCGGTCCCGCCTTCCTGCGCGTCGATGCCGCCAATGGCTTCACCCAGCCCGCCTTCCTGGCCGCCCGCGACCGTTTCCTGGAGATGGTGCGCGACAACGGCGTCGCCGTGATGGCGATCCGCAACTCCCACCATTTCAGCGCCCTGTGGCCGGACGTCGAGCCCTTCGCGCGGGAGGGGCTGGTCGCGCTCTCCTTCGTCAACAGCTTCGCCTGCGTCGTCCCGCCGGGCGGCAAGGCCGCCGTCTACGGCACCAACCCGATGGCCTTCGCCACCCCGGTGGCTGGCGGCGACCCGATGGTGTTCGACCAGGCGGCCAGCTCCATGGCCAACGGCGACGTGCGCATCGCAGCGCGCGAGGGGCACACCATCCCCGCCGGCTCCGGCGTGGACCGCGACGGCAAGCCGACCACCGACCCCAAGGCCGTTCTCGACGGCGGCGCCCTGCTGCCCTTCGGCGGCCACAAGGGCGGCTCCATCGCCTTCATGATCGAGGTGCTGGCGGCGGCGCTGACCGGCGGCAAATACTCGCGCGAGGTCGATTGGTCGGCCCATCCCGGCGCCGAGACGCCCTGCACCGGCCAGCTCTTCATCGTCATCGACCCGGAGCGCGGCGGGACCGGCGCCTTTGCCGACCGCGTCGCCGGCCTCATCGGGAACGTCAAGGAGGCGGGGCAGGACCGCATGCCGGGCGAGCGCCGCTACGCCCGCCGCGCCCGCACCCTGCGCGACGGCATCCCGCTGGCCCCCGCCCGGCTGGCCGAGCTGCGCGCCCTGGCCGGCGACGCCTGA
- a CDS encoding amidase, translating into MTTPTIATLSRRLDDGTTTSRQLVDAALAAIAAGGEEARKTYTALHAEPARAAADAQDLLRRAGPRPSPLAGLPVSVKDLFDEAGHVTRAGSRALEGAVPASRDADAVARLRAAGAVVVGRTNMTEFAFSGVGINPHYGTPGNPADPARIPGGSSSGAGVSVAAGHVPLALGTDTGGSIRIPAALCGIVGFKPTQRRVSLRGALPLSWSLDSIGPLARTVECCAIADALLAGEAEWVPPAVGLAGLRFAVPQTVVLDGMEDAVAAAFDAACRRLSEAGARIVDIPMAELAEVGPANAKGGLPAAEAAHWHRDLLAEKGDLYDPRVRVRIERGRTMSAADYIEVTQRRADLIARTDRTTADYDALLMPTVPLLAPCIDAFADDAEFARLNLLLLRNCALFNFLDRCAISLPMQRAGDLPSGLMLVGAAGADRRLLSIAAAVEPVVGA; encoded by the coding sequence ATGACGACGCCCACCATCGCCACCCTGTCCCGCCGGCTCGACGACGGCACCACCACCAGCCGCCAGCTCGTCGACGCCGCCCTCGCCGCCATCGCGGCCGGCGGCGAGGAGGCGCGCAAGACCTACACCGCCCTGCACGCCGAGCCGGCCCGCGCGGCGGCGGACGCCCAGGACCTGCTGCGCCGGGCCGGGCCGCGCCCCTCCCCGCTGGCCGGGCTGCCGGTCTCGGTCAAGGACCTGTTCGACGAGGCCGGGCACGTCACGCGGGCCGGGTCGCGGGCGCTGGAAGGCGCCGTTCCGGCCAGCCGCGACGCCGACGCGGTGGCCCGGCTGCGCGCCGCCGGGGCGGTGGTGGTGGGGCGGACCAACATGACGGAGTTCGCCTTCTCCGGCGTCGGCATCAACCCGCATTACGGCACCCCCGGCAACCCCGCCGATCCCGCGCGCATTCCCGGCGGCTCGTCATCGGGCGCCGGGGTGTCGGTGGCGGCCGGCCATGTCCCGCTGGCGCTGGGCACCGACACCGGCGGATCGATCCGCATCCCGGCGGCGCTCTGCGGCATCGTCGGCTTCAAGCCGACGCAGCGCCGGGTGTCGCTGCGCGGCGCCCTGCCGCTGTCCTGGTCGCTGGATTCCATCGGGCCGCTCGCCCGGACGGTGGAGTGCTGCGCCATCGCCGACGCCTTGCTGGCCGGCGAGGCGGAGTGGGTGCCGCCGGCGGTCGGGCTGGCCGGGCTGCGCTTCGCCGTGCCGCAAACCGTGGTCCTGGATGGCATGGAGGACGCGGTGGCCGCCGCCTTCGACGCCGCCTGCCGCCGCCTGTCCGAGGCCGGGGCGCGCATCGTCGACATCCCCATGGCGGAGTTGGCGGAAGTCGGCCCGGCCAACGCCAAGGGCGGCCTGCCCGCGGCGGAGGCGGCCCACTGGCACCGCGACCTGCTGGCGGAGAAGGGCGACCTCTACGATCCCCGCGTCCGCGTGCGGATCGAGCGCGGCCGGACCATGAGCGCCGCCGATTACATCGAGGTCACGCAGCGCCGCGCCGACCTGATCGCCCGCACCGACCGGACCACGGCGGACTACGACGCGCTGCTGATGCCGACCGTGCCGCTGCTGGCGCCGTGCATCGACGCCTTCGCCGATGATGCGGAGTTCGCACGGCTGAACCTGCTGCTGCTGCGCAACTGCGCGCTGTTCAATTTTCTGGACCGCTGCGCCATCAGCCTGCCGATGCAGCGCGCCGGCGACCTGCCCAGCGGCCTGATGCTGGTGGGTGCTGCGGGGGCCGACCGGCGCCTGCTGTCCATCGCCGCGGCGGTGGAACCGGTGGTGGGCGCCTGA